In one window of Kitasatospora sp. MMS16-BH015 DNA:
- a CDS encoding FdhF/YdeP family oxidoreductase yields the protein MAKQAPQSDPAQDAPRVSAPKHAAAGLPAVGHSLRMAAEQMGPLRTLATLAKVNQPNGFDCPGCAWPEPDKTHTAEFCENGAKAVAEEATERRITREFFAAHPIADLTERSGYWLGQQGRLTEPMLLDEGATHYTPISWERAFGLVAEELRALDTPDGAAFYTSGRTSNEAAFAYQLFARQLGTNNLPDCSNMCHESSGSALTETLGVGKGSVSLKDLYQADLIIVAGQNPGTNHPRMLSALERAKRAGAKIVSVNPLPEAGLERFKNPQNARGLAGQGTKLTDLFLQIRLGGDLALFRALNQRLLRTEGALDREFIAEHCLGFEEFAAEAERTDRAEVLAATGLPEEQIEQLAELVLGSQKIIVCWAMGLTQHKHAVPTIREVVNFLLLRGNVGRPGAGVCPVRGHSNVQGDRTMGIFERPSKAFLDALGKEFAFEPPREHGYDAVDTIRAMRDGKVKVFFAMGGNFVHASPDTSVTEAAMRNCRLTVHVSTKLNRSHVVTGTRALILPTLGRTDRDRTAEGEQFVTVEDSMGMVHSSRGGLRPPSAELLSEVAIVCRLARAALGPDNPVPWEEFAGSYDTIRDRIARVVPGFTDFNARVRTPGGFALPHGPRDSRTFPTHTGKANFTVNELTAPEVPPGRLLLQTLRSHDQYNTTIYGLDDRYRGITGGRRVVLVNPADAAELGLADGSYVDLVGEWKDGIERRAPHFRVVHYPVARGGAAAYYPETNVLVPLDSTADISNTPTSKAVVIRFEN from the coding sequence ATGGCCAAGCAGGCCCCGCAGAGCGACCCGGCGCAGGACGCGCCCCGGGTCTCGGCGCCCAAGCACGCGGCGGCCGGGCTGCCCGCCGTCGGGCACAGCCTGCGGATGGCCGCCGAGCAGATGGGCCCGCTGCGCACCCTGGCCACCCTCGCCAAGGTCAACCAGCCGAACGGCTTCGACTGCCCGGGCTGCGCCTGGCCCGAGCCGGACAAGACGCACACCGCCGAGTTCTGCGAGAACGGCGCCAAGGCCGTGGCCGAGGAGGCCACCGAGCGCCGGATCACCCGCGAGTTCTTCGCCGCCCACCCGATCGCCGACCTCACCGAGCGCTCCGGCTACTGGCTCGGCCAGCAGGGCCGGCTGACCGAGCCGATGCTGCTCGACGAGGGCGCCACCCACTACACCCCGATCTCCTGGGAGCGCGCCTTCGGGCTCGTCGCCGAGGAGTTGCGGGCCCTGGACACCCCGGACGGCGCCGCCTTCTACACCTCCGGCCGCACCTCCAACGAGGCCGCCTTCGCCTACCAGCTCTTCGCCCGCCAGCTCGGCACCAACAACCTGCCGGACTGCTCCAACATGTGCCACGAGTCCTCCGGCTCCGCCCTCACCGAGACGCTCGGCGTCGGCAAGGGCAGCGTCAGCCTCAAGGACCTCTACCAGGCCGACCTGATCATCGTCGCGGGCCAGAACCCCGGCACCAACCACCCTCGGATGCTCTCCGCCCTGGAGCGGGCCAAGCGGGCCGGCGCGAAGATCGTCAGCGTCAACCCGCTGCCCGAGGCCGGCCTGGAGCGGTTCAAGAACCCGCAGAACGCCCGCGGCCTGGCCGGCCAGGGCACCAAGCTCACCGACCTCTTCCTGCAGATCCGGCTCGGCGGCGACCTCGCGCTCTTCCGCGCGCTCAACCAGCGCCTGCTGCGCACCGAGGGCGCCCTCGACCGCGAGTTCATCGCCGAACACTGCCTGGGCTTCGAGGAGTTCGCCGCCGAGGCGGAGCGCACCGACCGGGCCGAGGTGCTGGCCGCCACCGGCCTGCCCGAGGAGCAGATCGAGCAGCTGGCCGAGCTGGTGCTGGGCTCGCAGAAGATCATCGTCTGCTGGGCGATGGGCCTCACCCAGCACAAGCACGCCGTGCCGACCATCCGCGAGGTGGTCAACTTCCTGCTGCTGCGCGGCAACGTGGGGCGCCCCGGCGCCGGCGTCTGCCCGGTGCGCGGGCACAGCAACGTCCAGGGCGACCGGACGATGGGCATCTTCGAGCGGCCCAGCAAGGCCTTCCTGGACGCGCTCGGCAAGGAGTTCGCCTTCGAGCCGCCGCGCGAGCACGGCTACGACGCGGTGGACACCATCCGCGCCATGCGCGACGGCAAGGTGAAGGTCTTCTTCGCGATGGGCGGCAACTTCGTGCACGCCTCCCCCGACACCTCGGTGACCGAGGCCGCGATGCGCAACTGCCGCCTCACCGTGCACGTCTCCACCAAGCTCAACCGCTCGCACGTGGTCACCGGCACCCGGGCGCTCATCCTGCCCACCCTCGGCCGCACCGACCGCGACCGCACCGCCGAGGGCGAGCAGTTCGTCACCGTCGAGGACTCGATGGGCATGGTGCACTCCTCGCGGGGCGGCCTGCGGCCCCCGAGCGCCGAGCTGCTCTCCGAGGTGGCCATCGTCTGCCGCCTGGCCCGGGCCGCCCTCGGCCCGGACAATCCCGTCCCCTGGGAGGAGTTCGCCGGCTCCTACGACACCATCCGCGACCGGATCGCCCGGGTCGTCCCCGGCTTCACCGACTTCAACGCCCGCGTCCGCACCCCGGGCGGCTTCGCCCTCCCGCACGGCCCGCGCGACAGCCGCACCTTCCCCACCCACACCGGCAAGGCCAACTTCACCGTCAACGAGCTCACCGCCCCCGAGGTCCCGCCGGGCCGGCTCCTGCTCCAGACGCTCCGCTCGCACGACCAGTACAACACCACCATCTACGGCCTGGACGACCGCTACCGCGGCATCACCGGCGGCCGCCGCGTGGTCCTGGTCAACCCGGCCGACGCCGCCGAACTCGGCCTGGCCGACGGCTCCTACGTCGACCTGGTCGGCGAGTGGAAGGACGGCATCGAACGCCGCGCCCCGCACTTCCGCGTCGTCCACTACCCCGTCGCCCGCGGCGGCGCGGCGGCCTACTACCCGGAGACCAACGTCCTCGTCCCGCTCGACTCCACGGCGGACATCAGCAACACCCCGACCTCGAAGGCCGTCGTCATCCGCTTCGAGAACTAA
- a CDS encoding serine/threonine-protein kinase has product MRAGDVLDGTYLLIGEIGRGGFGVVWRAEDQALEREVAVKTISGRGGVEPKDIERFKSEARAVARLNHPNIVTLHTQGETVVAGASWHYLVMELVPGRSLAAEPAAGRPALPVALGRLAQVCAALAASHRAGVVHRDIKPENIMITEEGTVKVLDFGIARLAGATGSLTTVGSVIGSPHYLAPERWRGSPGDPAVDVYAVGCLLYELCTGKRAFAAGDVVEVMRRHVDGPVPRPRALVPELPEALDRLTARLLDKDPARRGSAAEVREELLALAAELSRPPVDLRARADAAWSLGTGGDPHAAVAELRSLIGEFAAEYGRADPRTLRTGQDLAVWLAAAGEPAAAVGLLRELGPLAPTGGPAAVLAADLAAELARLERGLPRGTAVPTGQYALLAAGGRGVKSAGA; this is encoded by the coding sequence ATGCGGGCCGGTGACGTGCTGGACGGGACGTACCTGCTGATCGGCGAGATCGGCCGGGGCGGTTTCGGGGTGGTCTGGCGGGCCGAGGACCAGGCCCTGGAGCGGGAGGTGGCGGTCAAGACCATCTCCGGCCGGGGCGGGGTGGAGCCCAAGGACATCGAGCGGTTCAAGTCCGAGGCCAGGGCGGTGGCCCGGCTCAACCACCCGAACATCGTCACCCTGCACACCCAGGGCGAGACGGTGGTGGCCGGGGCGAGCTGGCACTACCTGGTGATGGAGCTGGTGCCCGGCCGCTCGCTGGCCGCCGAGCCGGCGGCGGGCCGCCCGGCGCTGCCGGTGGCGCTCGGCCGACTGGCCCAGGTCTGCGCCGCGCTGGCGGCCTCGCACCGGGCCGGGGTGGTGCACCGGGACATCAAGCCGGAGAACATCATGATCACCGAGGAGGGCACCGTGAAGGTGCTCGATTTCGGCATCGCCCGGCTGGCCGGTGCCACCGGCAGTCTCACCACGGTGGGCAGCGTGATCGGCAGCCCGCACTACCTGGCCCCCGAGCGCTGGCGGGGCAGCCCCGGCGATCCGGCGGTGGACGTCTACGCGGTGGGCTGCCTGCTGTACGAACTCTGCACCGGCAAGCGGGCGTTCGCAGCCGGGGACGTGGTGGAGGTGATGCGTCGGCACGTGGACGGCCCGGTGCCCCGGCCGCGGGCGCTGGTGCCCGAACTGCCCGAGGCGCTGGACCGGTTGACCGCCCGGCTGCTCGACAAGGACCCGGCCCGGCGTGGCAGTGCGGCCGAGGTGCGGGAGGAACTGCTCGCGCTGGCCGCCGAGTTGTCCCGCCCGCCGGTGGACCTGCGGGCCCGGGCGGACGCCGCCTGGTCGCTGGGCACGGGCGGCGACCCGCATGCGGCGGTGGCCGAACTGCGCTCCCTGATAGGCGAGTTCGCCGCCGAGTACGGCCGGGCCGACCCGCGCACGCTCCGTACCGGCCAGGACCTGGCGGTCTGGCTGGCCGCCGCGGGCGAGCCGGCGGCGGCCGTCGGGCTGCTCCGCGAGCTCGGCCCGCTGGCCCCGACCGGTGGCCCGGCCGCGGTGCTCGCTGCCGACCTCGCGGCCGAGCTGGCCCGGCTGGAGCGCGGACTGCCCCGGGGCACGGCGGTGCCTACCGGCCAGTACGCGCTGCTGGCAGCCGGGGGCCGGGGTGTCAAGAGTGCGGGTGCCTGA
- a CDS encoding fumarylacetoacetate hydrolase family protein has product MKLLRVGPPGGERPVVLGQDGAAYDLSVRTPDIDGAFLAGLDPAELGRAVASGALPRTEIEGERVGAPVVRPGKVVGIGLNYRDHAAEAGAQLPAEPVIFLKPSYTVVGPEDEVLVPRGGEKTDYEVELAIVIGRTARYLESHQAAEAVIAGYAAVNDVTERAFQFDRGGQWDKGKSAETFTPLGPWLVTPDEVGDPQRLRLRLWVNGELRQDGNTEKMIFPVLELVRYVSHFMVLEPGDVIITGTPAGVTLGHPGAAFLRPSDVVELEVQGLGRQRQVFGKA; this is encoded by the coding sequence GTGAAGCTCCTCCGTGTAGGCCCTCCGGGCGGCGAGCGCCCGGTCGTGCTGGGCCAGGACGGCGCCGCGTACGACCTCTCGGTCAGGACTCCGGACATCGACGGCGCCTTCCTCGCCGGCCTCGATCCGGCCGAGCTCGGCCGGGCGGTGGCCTCGGGTGCGCTGCCGCGCACCGAGATCGAGGGCGAGCGGGTCGGCGCCCCGGTGGTGCGGCCCGGCAAGGTGGTCGGGATCGGGCTCAACTACCGCGACCACGCGGCCGAGGCGGGCGCCCAGCTGCCCGCCGAGCCGGTGATCTTCCTCAAGCCGAGCTACACCGTGGTCGGCCCGGAGGACGAGGTGCTGGTGCCGCGCGGCGGCGAGAAGACCGACTACGAGGTCGAGCTGGCCATCGTGATCGGCCGCACCGCCCGGTACCTGGAGAGCCACCAGGCCGCCGAGGCCGTGATCGCCGGGTACGCGGCCGTCAACGACGTGACCGAGCGGGCCTTCCAGTTCGATCGGGGCGGCCAGTGGGACAAGGGCAAGTCGGCCGAGACCTTCACCCCGCTCGGCCCCTGGCTGGTCACCCCGGACGAGGTGGGCGACCCGCAGCGGCTCAGGCTGCGGCTCTGGGTCAACGGCGAGCTGCGACAGGACGGCAACACCGAGAAGATGATCTTCCCGGTGCTCGAACTGGTCCGCTACGTCAGCCACTTCATGGTGCTGGAGCCCGGTGACGTGATCATCACCGGCACCCCGGCGGGCGTCACCCTCGGCCACCCGGGCGCCGCCTTCCTGCGGCCCTCCGATGTGGTCGAGCTCGAAGTGCAGGGCCTCGGCCGGCAGCGTCAGGTCTTCGGCAAGGCCTGA
- a CDS encoding TetR/AcrR family transcriptional regulator produces MAASAALTPDSPTPATPAPAVPAPAAPASPDSPEGGGRARRAGYRRLPVQQRREQLIAVALELFSSRPPEEVSLDDVAEAAGASRPLVYRYFGGGKQQLYEAALRSAAEELTSRFSITTAGPPSEQLAAVLDSYFSFVAEHGTGYGALLRGGSVVETARTSAIVDEVRRVALRRTLRYLGVREAGPRLTLLVRSWISVVEGASLTWLDEGRQIPRESLRDWLVDEFIAMTAATAAHDDQAARVLELLLTLEAPGSAAGELAGRLRELGKLRNRSA; encoded by the coding sequence ATGGCAGCCAGTGCAGCGCTCACTCCGGACTCCCCCACTCCGGCCACGCCCGCTCCCGCCGTGCCCGCTCCGGCCGCTCCGGCCTCGCCGGACTCGCCCGAGGGCGGCGGCCGTGCCAGACGCGCCGGCTACCGTCGGCTGCCCGTCCAGCAGCGGCGCGAGCAGCTGATCGCGGTGGCCCTGGAGCTGTTCAGCTCCAGGCCGCCGGAGGAGGTCAGCCTGGACGACGTGGCCGAGGCCGCCGGCGCCTCCCGGCCGCTGGTCTACCGCTACTTCGGCGGCGGCAAGCAGCAGTTGTACGAGGCGGCGCTGCGCAGCGCGGCCGAGGAGCTGACCAGCCGGTTCTCCATCACCACCGCGGGGCCGCCGAGCGAGCAGCTGGCGGCGGTGCTGGACAGCTACTTCTCCTTCGTGGCCGAGCACGGCACCGGCTACGGCGCGCTGCTGCGCGGCGGTTCGGTGGTGGAGACGGCGCGGACCTCGGCGATCGTGGACGAGGTGCGGCGGGTGGCACTGCGGCGCACGCTCCGGTACCTGGGCGTGCGGGAGGCCGGGCCCCGGCTGACGCTGCTGGTGCGCTCGTGGATCTCGGTGGTCGAGGGCGCCTCGCTGACCTGGCTGGACGAGGGGCGGCAGATCCCGCGCGAGTCCCTGCGGGACTGGCTGGTGGACGAGTTCATCGCGATGACGGCCGCGACGGCGGCGCACGACGACCAGGCGGCGCGGGTGCTCGAACTGCTGCTGACGCTGGAGGCGCCGGGCAGTGCGGCCGGCGAACTGGCTGGGCGGCTCAGGGAGTTGGGGAAGCTACGAAACCGGTCTGCCTGA
- a CDS encoding DUF885 domain-containing protein has protein sequence MVAELINSSADGTTPRRIADAYVHALADLDPLTAVYLGLNPEDDRLPDLSPAGCEALADLARRTLAQLDAVEAAGPLADEAERRCARLLRERLGAELAVHDEGENYRAVRNLGSPVHNVREVFTLLNTETDEDWARIGRRLARVPLALEQYRALLQAGIDRGLLAGPRQVDTVVGQIAEWLAGETPGGWFGTFVADAPEALRDGLTDTAVAASAALAELREWLRDIYAPAAAGTRDAIGRERYTRWVRYWTGAELDLDEAYAWAWEQFHDLDAQMRAEAEKVLPGAEPMAAMKWLESEGPAIKGEENAREYLQGLMDQAIADLQGVHFDLAEPLLKVESRLAPVGSAAAPYYTQPSLDFSRPGRTWLPTLGRESFPIWDLVSTWYHEGVPGHHLQLAQWTYMADRLSTYQVTLGGVSANLEGWALYAERLMDELGYLTDPGARLGYLNAQMMRALRVIVDIGMHAELSFPAGSPFRAGEPMTPEAAREFFGRYCGLSAEFLDSELIRYLGMPGQAIGYKLGERAWLSGRAAAKAAAEARGEEFDLKAWHMAALSQGSLGLDDLVSELSAL, from the coding sequence ATGGTCGCAGAACTGATCAACTCATCCGCTGACGGCACCACCCCCCGCCGCATCGCCGACGCCTATGTCCACGCCCTCGCCGATCTCGACCCGCTGACCGCGGTCTACCTCGGCCTCAACCCCGAGGACGACCGCCTCCCGGACCTCTCGCCGGCCGGCTGCGAGGCCCTCGCGGACCTCGCCCGCCGCACCCTCGCCCAGCTCGACGCCGTCGAGGCGGCCGGCCCGCTCGCCGACGAGGCCGAGCGCCGCTGCGCCCGGCTGCTGCGCGAGCGGCTCGGCGCCGAACTGGCCGTCCACGACGAGGGCGAGAACTACCGCGCGGTGCGCAACCTCGGCTCGCCGGTGCACAACGTCCGGGAGGTGTTCACCCTGCTGAACACCGAGACGGACGAGGACTGGGCCCGGATCGGCCGCCGACTGGCCCGGGTGCCGCTCGCCCTGGAGCAGTACCGCGCGCTGCTCCAGGCCGGCATCGACCGGGGCCTGCTGGCCGGCCCGCGCCAGGTCGACACCGTGGTCGGGCAGATCGCCGAGTGGCTCGCGGGGGAGACGCCGGGCGGTTGGTTCGGCACCTTCGTCGCCGACGCCCCCGAGGCGCTGCGGGACGGCCTGACCGACACCGCGGTGGCCGCCTCGGCCGCGCTGGCCGAGCTGCGCGAGTGGCTGCGGGACATCTACGCCCCCGCCGCCGCCGGCACCCGGGACGCCATCGGCCGTGAGCGGTACACCCGTTGGGTCCGCTACTGGACCGGCGCCGAGCTCGACCTGGACGAGGCGTACGCCTGGGCCTGGGAGCAGTTCCACGACCTGGACGCGCAGATGCGCGCCGAGGCCGAGAAGGTGCTGCCCGGTGCCGAGCCGATGGCGGCCATGAAGTGGCTGGAGTCCGAGGGCCCGGCGATCAAGGGCGAGGAGAACGCCCGCGAGTACCTGCAGGGCCTGATGGACCAGGCGATCGCCGACCTGCAGGGCGTGCACTTCGACCTGGCCGAGCCGCTGCTCAAGGTCGAATCCCGGCTGGCCCCGGTCGGCAGCGCCGCCGCCCCGTACTACACCCAGCCCTCGCTGGACTTCTCCCGCCCCGGTCGCACCTGGCTGCCCACCCTGGGCCGGGAGAGCTTCCCGATCTGGGACCTGGTCTCCACCTGGTACCACGAGGGCGTGCCCGGCCACCACCTCCAGCTCGCGCAGTGGACCTACATGGCCGACCGGCTCTCCACCTACCAGGTCACCCTCGGCGGGGTGAGCGCCAACCTGGAGGGCTGGGCGCTGTACGCCGAGCGCCTGATGGACGAGCTCGGCTACCTGACCGACCCGGGTGCCCGGCTCGGCTACCTCAACGCCCAGATGATGCGCGCGCTCCGGGTGATCGTGGACATCGGCATGCACGCCGAGCTGTCCTTCCCGGCCGGTTCGCCGTTCCGGGCCGGCGAGCCGATGACCCCGGAGGCGGCCCGCGAGTTCTTCGGCCGCTACTGCGGCCTCTCGGCCGAGTTCCTGGACAGCGAGCTGATCCGCTACCTGGGCATGCCCGGCCAGGCGATCGGCTACAAGCTCGGCGAGCGCGCCTGGTTGAGCGGGCGGGCCGCGGCGAAGGCCGCCGCCGAGGCGCGCGGCGAGGAGTTCGACCTCAAGGCCTGGCACATGGCTGCCCTCTCCCAGGGTTCGCTCGGCCTGGACGACCTGGTCAGCGAGCTCAGCGCCCTCTGA
- a CDS encoding MFS transporter, which yields MSETHAPTAAADGPPADPRRWWALAVIAIAQLMIVLDATIVNVALPSAQHDLGISDGNRQWVITAYTLAFGGLLLLGGRIGDLFGRKRTFTVGLLGFALASAIGGFAVDPAMLFGARALQGAFGAVLAPSALSLLSNTFSDPRERATAFGIFGAIAGGGAAIGFIAGGLLTEYLDWRWCLFVNVPIAIGAALGAFSLLKRDHIDKGHRVKLDLPGAFLGCGGLLAIVYGTSEASSRGWGDWLVLSSLCLGVALLVVFVLVERRTEHALLPLHIVADRNRGGAALSVGLAVVGMFGLFLFLTYYLQGVKGYSPLKTGISYLPMTAAIIGSSTGIAARLMTRIPSRALIVPGLLLAAAGMAWLTQMKVDSSYLGMVLPAELLLGAGMGLVFMPSMSLATLGVNPREVGAASATINSSQQVGGSIGTALLNTIAASITTSYLATRDARNALVRAQGTVHGFAVATGVAMGILLGAAVIAFLMVDHRPAPGEAAGEKEASEAQVLA from the coding sequence GTGTCCGAGACGCACGCTCCCACCGCTGCGGCGGACGGCCCCCCGGCGGATCCGCGTCGCTGGTGGGCGCTCGCGGTCATCGCGATCGCCCAGCTGATGATCGTGCTGGACGCGACCATCGTGAACGTGGCCCTCCCGTCCGCCCAGCACGACCTCGGCATCTCCGACGGCAACCGGCAGTGGGTCATCACGGCCTACACCCTCGCCTTCGGCGGCCTGCTGCTGCTCGGCGGCCGGATCGGCGACCTCTTCGGCCGCAAACGCACCTTCACCGTCGGCCTGCTCGGCTTCGCCCTCGCGTCGGCGATCGGCGGTTTCGCCGTCGACCCGGCGATGCTCTTCGGGGCCCGCGCCCTCCAGGGCGCCTTCGGCGCCGTGCTCGCCCCCTCGGCCCTCTCGCTGCTCTCCAACACCTTCAGCGACCCGCGCGAACGCGCCACCGCCTTCGGCATCTTCGGCGCGATCGCGGGCGGCGGCGCCGCGATCGGCTTCATCGCGGGCGGTCTGCTCACCGAGTACCTGGACTGGCGCTGGTGCCTCTTCGTCAACGTCCCGATCGCGATCGGCGCCGCCCTCGGCGCGTTCTCGCTGCTCAAGCGCGACCACATCGACAAGGGCCACCGGGTCAAGCTCGACCTGCCCGGGGCCTTCCTCGGCTGCGGCGGCCTGCTCGCCATCGTGTACGGCACCTCCGAGGCCTCCTCGCGCGGCTGGGGAGACTGGCTGGTGCTCAGCTCGCTCTGCCTGGGCGTCGCGCTGCTGGTGGTGTTCGTCCTGGTCGAACGCCGCACCGAGCACGCGCTGCTGCCGCTGCACATCGTCGCCGACCGCAACCGGGGCGGGGCCGCGCTCTCGGTCGGCCTGGCGGTGGTCGGCATGTTCGGCCTGTTCCTGTTCCTGACCTACTACCTCCAGGGCGTCAAGGGGTACTCGCCGCTCAAGACCGGCATCTCGTACCTGCCGATGACGGCCGCCATCATCGGCAGCTCGACCGGCATCGCGGCGAGGCTGATGACCAGGATCCCCTCGCGGGCGCTGATCGTGCCCGGCCTGCTGCTGGCCGCCGCCGGCATGGCCTGGCTGACCCAGATGAAGGTCGACAGCTCCTACCTCGGCATGGTGCTGCCCGCCGAGCTGCTGCTCGGCGCCGGCATGGGCCTGGTCTTCATGCCCTCGATGAGCCTGGCCACCCTGGGCGTCAACCCACGCGAGGTCGGCGCCGCCTCGGCCACCATCAACTCCTCCCAGCAGGTGGGTGGTTCGATCGGCACGGCACTGCTCAACACCATCGCCGCCAGCATCACCACCAGCTACCTGGCCACCCGGGACGCGCGGAACGCCCTGGTCCGCGCCCAGGGCACGGTGCACGGCTTCGCGGTGGCCACCGGGGTCGCCATGGGCATCCTGCTCGGCGCGGCGGTGATCGCCTTCCTGATGGTCGACCACCGCCCGGCCCCGGGCGAGGCCGCCGGCGAGAAGGAGGCGAGCGAGGCCCAAGTGCTCGCCTGA
- a CDS encoding carbohydrate kinase family protein, producing MDEALDVLAVDDRLDVLVVGGVGVDTIVRVERLAVPAGDSTGVPPVRDYVAHTGNGVALGCHLLGLRTQFLDYLGADPQGELVLAEYARRGLPFSHLVSPHGTPRSVNLVDPQGRRFSFYDGRHPADLRLPAAFCAPHLARARHVHVSITGVGLDLYEEIHRRGLTSSTDLHDWDGENPHHLPYALGSDLVFLSVAGCRERYVELMRRILAEGRAELVVATDGARGSHLLRRGASSPVHVPAVDPGRPVLDTNGAGDAYVSGFLHARLAGAPALDCARSGAVAGAHACTSAGTHTDFVTATQLAERLRRLRAG from the coding sequence ATGGACGAGGCACTGGACGTGCTTGCGGTGGACGACCGTCTGGACGTACTCGTGGTGGGCGGGGTCGGGGTGGACACCATCGTCCGGGTGGAGCGGCTCGCCGTGCCGGCCGGGGATTCGACCGGGGTGCCGCCGGTCCGCGACTACGTGGCGCACACCGGCAACGGCGTCGCGCTCGGCTGCCACCTGCTCGGCCTGCGCACCCAATTCCTCGACTACCTCGGCGCCGACCCGCAGGGCGAGCTGGTGCTCGCCGAGTACGCGCGCCGCGGCCTCCCGTTCAGCCACCTGGTCTCGCCGCACGGCACCCCGCGCTCGGTCAACCTGGTCGATCCGCAGGGCCGCCGGTTCTCCTTCTACGACGGCCGCCACCCGGCCGACCTGCGCCTGCCGGCCGCCTTCTGCGCCCCGCACCTCGCCCGGGCCCGGCACGTGCACGTCTCGATCACCGGCGTCGGCCTCGACCTCTACGAGGAGATCCACCGCCGCGGCCTGACCAGCTCCACCGACCTGCACGACTGGGACGGCGAGAACCCGCACCACCTCCCGTACGCGCTCGGCTCCGACCTGGTCTTCCTCTCGGTGGCCGGCTGCCGCGAGCGGTACGTCGAGCTGATGCGGCGGATCCTGGCCGAGGGCCGGGCCGAGCTGGTGGTCGCCACCGACGGCGCCCGGGGCAGCCACCTGCTCCGCCGGGGCGCCTCCTCACCCGTCCACGTCCCCGCCGTGGACCCGGGCCGTCCCGTCCTGGACACCAACGGCGCCGGGGACGCCTACGTGAGCGGCTTCCTGCATGCCCGGCTCGCGGGAGCACCCGCCCTGGACTGCGCGCGCTCGGGCGCCGTGGCCGGCGCCCACGCCTGCACCTCGGCCGGCACCCACACCGACTTCGTCACGGCGACCCAGCTGGCGGAACGGCTGCGGCGGCTCCGGGCCGGGTGA
- a CDS encoding serine protease, which yields MAGAAGAAPTTDPSEVVAPAALGTTATAPVTPESGRVGVLFGGSTPAGNHTCTASVLHSSAKDLVLTAAHCVTANPVGLLFAPGYRDGQTPSGVWQVSKVFLADGWTQNSDPDEDFAILQIAPNGSTNVEDAVGGTALGLDADITDTVRLYGYPDSAELPQLCTNVTSRQDTFQRRIDCPSYSGGTSGGPLIDTETNKVIGIIGGYQQGGDSDDTSFSAYFDHTIGSLYQQALSASS from the coding sequence ATGGCGGGGGCCGCGGGGGCCGCACCGACCACCGACCCCTCCGAGGTGGTCGCGCCGGCCGCGCTCGGCACCACGGCGACGGCGCCGGTCACCCCGGAGTCCGGGCGGGTGGGCGTGCTCTTCGGCGGCTCCACTCCGGCGGGCAACCACACCTGCACGGCTAGCGTGCTGCACAGCAGCGCCAAGGACCTCGTGCTCACCGCCGCCCACTGCGTCACGGCCAACCCGGTCGGCCTGCTCTTCGCCCCGGGCTACCGCGACGGCCAGACCCCCTCCGGCGTCTGGCAGGTCAGCAAGGTCTTCCTCGCCGACGGCTGGACCCAGAACAGCGACCCGGACGAGGACTTCGCGATCCTCCAGATCGCCCCCAACGGCAGCACCAACGTCGAGGACGCGGTCGGCGGCACGGCCCTCGGCCTGGACGCCGACATCACCGACACCGTCCGCCTCTACGGCTACCCGGACAGCGCCGAGCTCCCGCAGCTCTGCACCAATGTGACCAGCCGTCAGGACACCTTCCAGCGCCGGATCGACTGCCCCTCCTACTCCGGCGGCACCAGCGGCGGCCCGCTCATCGACACCGAGACCAACAAGGTCATCGGCATCATCGGCGGCTACCAGCAGGGCGGCGACTCCGACGACACGTCCTTCAGTGCCTACTTCGACCACACCATCGGCAGCCTCTACCAGCAGGCCCTCTCAGCCTCCTCCTGA
- a CDS encoding DNA-binding protein yields the protein MSERFETVVLDSQGLSAWVSRDRDVLAMIQVFHSMGADFVVGANTIVEVTHARVNEARLNWALSRVKVEAVTEQAAKAAAKLLVQTGLHGHKYAIDATVAELALRQPGPVAMLTSDLDDMAKLCGGRVRLVAV from the coding sequence GTGAGTGAGCGCTTCGAGACGGTGGTGCTGGATTCCCAGGGGCTGTCGGCGTGGGTGTCGCGGGACCGCGACGTGCTGGCGATGATCCAGGTGTTCCACTCGATGGGGGCCGACTTCGTGGTCGGGGCGAACACCATCGTGGAGGTCACGCACGCCCGGGTGAACGAGGCTCGGCTGAACTGGGCGCTCTCCCGGGTCAAGGTCGAAGCAGTGACCGAGCAGGCCGCGAAGGCGGCGGCCAAGCTGCTGGTTCAGACCGGTCTGCACGGGCACAAGTACGCGATCGACGCGACCGTCGCCGAGCTTGCGCTGCGCCAACCCGGGCCGGTGGCCATGCTCACCTCTGATCTCGACGACATGGCGAAGCTCTGCGGTGGACGGGTCCGACTCGTCGCGGTCTGA
- a CDS encoding type II toxin-antitoxin system CcdA family antitoxin yields MAATTRITVTLPTEQVAELRKLTDNVSAYVAEAVARQIRHQLLADDLRRYQDEEGAFTEEELAAAQARILGAGGAASAA; encoded by the coding sequence ATGGCAGCCACCACGCGGATAACCGTCACCCTCCCCACCGAGCAGGTGGCCGAGCTCAGGAAGCTCACCGACAACGTTTCCGCGTACGTGGCGGAGGCGGTCGCGCGGCAGATTCGGCATCAGCTGCTGGCGGATGACCTTCGTCGGTACCAGGACGAGGAAGGGGCCTTCACCGAGGAGGAGTTGGCTGCGGCGCAGGCCCGGATCCTCGGGGCCGGCGGGGCGGCGAGTGCTGCGTGA